DNA sequence from the Methanococcus maripaludis genome:
TAATGACCCTTCGGGTCGGGATTCCAAAAAGAAGAATAATTCACCGTTTTTAATAGTTAAATTTATATAGTATAACTACTATATAGTAGCTTATACAGAAGGTAACAAAACGGTGGTAGAAATGGTTAAAAAATCAGTTAAAGATATTATAACGGAAAAAATTATAAATAGATTAGAATCCGGCGATATTCCTTGGATTAAACCGTGGGGCTTTACTCCATCAGTAAATTATGTAACAGGTAAAGAGTACACCGGAATAAATAGAGTTTCTTTGGAGAAAGGGGGTGAATATTTAACATTTAAACAGATTGATGAATTAGGCGGAAAAGTCAAAAAAGGAAGTAAAGCGGAAAAAGTAGTATTTTATAAAGAATATGAAAAAATCGAAAGAGATCCCGATGACCCCGATTTAATGAACATAAAAGACACTTTCGCTTTAAGATATTATAATGTGTTTCATATATCCGATGTCGAAGGAATAAGAAGTAAACTTCCAGAAATGCCAGAAATAAAACATAATCCAATAAAAAATGCTGAAGAAATAATAAATAATTATGAAATCCCAGTAAATGAAATAGAACTCCGAAAAAGGGCAACATATGACCCGATAACGGATAAAATAGAAGTTCCAACAAGAAACCAATTTAAAAAAATAGAAGGTTTTTATGGAACTGCATTTCATGAAATCGGACACAGTACAGGACATGAAACAAGATTAAACCGCCCCGAATTAATAAAACCGTGTGCATTTGGTAGTAAAAACTATTCAAAAGAAGAACTGACCGCAGAAATAACCGCATCATTTTTAAATAATCATTGTGGGATCTTTGAAAATAATATTGAAAACAACGCCGGATATATACAAAGTTGGATAAAAGCATTAAAAAATGATAATAATATGATCCTTTACGCATCAGCAAAAGCGGAAAAAGCTTTAAATTATGTTTTGGAAAGTGTAGAAAAGAATAAATCAAAAATAACCGAAACAATAACAGAAATTAAAACAGTTAAAAAAGTTCAGGCGGATTTATTAGATTTTATTAAAAATCAACCTGAAACCCCTTCTTTTAAACCTGAAATAAAACCGGAACCAATAAAAGAAGAAGCAAAGAGAATTAATTTAAAAGCTGCGAAAAGTTTGGAAGCAAAAGCGGAAAGCCTGAATAAAAAAATTGAAAAAAAATTAAGTTGCTTTGCAAATTGCAACATGACGAGAAGACGTGCAAACTTTAGAGAAAGTGCGAGAATTGATGCAGAAAATTTAAAAAAAGTACAAAGTGTTTTATTTAATTTAGCAAAACTCCACAGAAGCGGAGAAATTAAAAAAGAAGTTGAAAATATAAATGCAGTTTCACAAGTTGAAATATTATTATGCGAACACGTCAAATATAAAACTCCAAACGATATTGAGCCCGATTATGGGGAATGGGCAAAAGAAGAGATTTTAAAAAGATTTAA
Encoded proteins:
- a CDS encoding zincin-like metallopeptidase domain-containing protein, whose product is MVKKSVKDIITEKIINRLESGDIPWIKPWGFTPSVNYVTGKEYTGINRVSLEKGGEYLTFKQIDELGGKVKKGSKAEKVVFYKEYEKIERDPDDPDLMNIKDTFALRYYNVFHISDVEGIRSKLPEMPEIKHNPIKNAEEIINNYEIPVNEIELRKRATYDPITDKIEVPTRNQFKKIEGFYGTAFHEIGHSTGHETRLNRPELIKPCAFGSKNYSKEELTAEITASFLNNHCGIFENNIENNAGYIQSWIKALKNDNNMILYASAKAEKALNYVLESVEKNKSKITETITEIKTVKKVQADLLDFIKNQPETPSFKPEIKPEPIKEEAKRINLKAAKSLEAKAESLNKKIEKKLSCFANCNMTRRRANFRESARIDAENLKKVQSVLFNLAKLHRSGEIKKEVENINAVSQVEILLCEHVKYKTPNDIEPDYGEWAKEEILKRFKMFNKLNIHSQNDLNETREILKSLILEESQDEKTKRELQKLEDNLIGLKIPGFFPTPKEIIKDMIDKAEIKENDSILEPSAGKGDIAEVINEETGIKADCIEINPTLQTILNKKGFETVESNFLEFNGKYDKIIMNPPFEKGQDIEHVTHAYNLLNNGGKLVSIMSNSVTFRNDKKYMEFREFLKENNGYIEELPEGSFKKSFNSTGVKTIMVVIEKNYPSSNFSLATAPTPHHSRKMYV